One Antedon mediterranea chromosome 1, ecAntMedi1.1, whole genome shotgun sequence genomic window, tgggtacccggttagatcaagacaaaCAACGCTGATTACttgctgcattatgggagtatgtttccaggCCATACGTGTTTGGtgcaaaaaatgaccggggcAATAATGTTCAgggcttagaggtttcacaacattaagCGCTATATatatccaggatattattattattaaatacactgatcgttattgtattttgttttccAAAATATAGGTTACACATACTATTATTTTACCACCATAACTATTTTAAGCAGAACGTATTATACAATCATTATTCTGAACATTCCTATGAATAATACGTCTAGCAGTAACCTAAACAGCATGGATATGTAGTGTACTATACTGTTATTGTTTATGTAATTGTTTCTTTAGCGATAAGAAAAATCAACACATCTAAATCAGCCGTAGACCACATTGATATTTCACAGATGGACATACCAAATGGTAAGTGTTTTATTACATGTTTCTACTAGATAGGTAACTTGATGaactttattttcatttcttaaAATCTTCAACAATAACTACCTTAATAAAACTGACTAAAGTGGACAATGCAATGGGCCTACCTAATTTTTCAAATACAGTGTTACTGATTTCAAATATGATGTGTGTTTGTCGTTTGTTTCAGGAGTGATCATCAGAAAGACGTTAGTAGGTGGAAACACTCACCATGGTGCGTTCTGTGACAAAGCAATGACGCCGAAAGGAACTAAATTTGGTCCATTCCGAGGTAAAATCGTACACCCAAGTGAAATTAAAACCACCGATGATAATAGTTGTATGTGGGAGGTAAGTTTAAATTGTATAAGGTGAGAAGCAAAATATttaacatataggcctagcgAATATTGGCTAAAGACATAATAACGGCAAGCagggttgttttttttttcacggtTGCTTGATTAAAAtgtgtgtaggcctatcatACAACTACTAGGCCTGTCTTCCACGTGAAGCTGCTATGTAGCACATTAAAACATTTCTTTGCTCACGCTTTCATTTCTCCAACTCTGCACAGAATATGGATCCCGTGGCATGTAAAtgatcagtaggcctacacctgGAGATAATTCACTGCTTGTTTTCAATAAAGTGGGCCTACCTACAGGTTTAAGCTTCTCTGACCACCCAATACTACCCTATTTACTCATGATGGACATGTGCCCAGCAATCCGTTTAAATCTAAAAATTCCGATCGATTTCAGATATTTGTTGAAGGTAAATTGAGTCATTTCATTGACGGAAAGGGATGCACCGGATGCTGGATGGCGCTAATAAACAACGCCCGCTACGCTCAAGAACAAAACTTAACAGCGATTCAACAAGGAAACGATATCTACTACGAAGCATGCAAAGACATACCTAGGGTAATACAAAATCTTTTAAGTTtgaataatacaattatttacgAATTTGCAATGAATTTATGCGATGATAGTTCAACCTCCCTTCCTTTCACACACATTGTGTAGCACCAAATCAAACACCAAAACAATACATTTGAAATCATGAAACTGTGTAAGGACAAAATGGGCACGGGTTATGATACACCTACGATCATAAAGACgagtttttttataaacataattactTATGAGCTAATGCGTGCGAATACATTAACGGCACTAAACTTTATACGACCAAGAAGCACAGGGCCAAGAACCACATCTTCAAACCACTGTTGTTTGGGGAGAATATAACACAAATAGCACAGTTAAATATGTACAGCATATACCATAGAGATAAGTACAACAGTCACGATTTTTTGCAACCTTTgtgatacaatatttattttcatccCATTTTCTTATTTTTCCAGGGCTCTGAACTTCTAGTTTGGTACGGTGATTCATATCTGCAGTTCATGGGAGTACCAGTGTCAATCAAAGCGATAGCAACTTTGAATTCTGTAGATGATCAGAGTAGTGACAGTAAGTTATATCTTTCTAGAAAGCAGTTCATAAGTTACATAAACTACACAACTACACATCTACACATTATAGAAAAACTGTACTATAGAAGCTAGCTAGTTAGCAGGCTATCTATCATGACTTAGAAACAACGATATTCAGATCTGGTATATCGTGTTATTCTTTTACTTTGACTTTTTAACAATTGTAGATGGCGGTATAACATTATAGGAACTATTTCCTTTTTTTAGACAAGGAAGGATTCAAATGCAACAGATGTGGAAAAGTGTTCGCTTACCAGTATTATCGTGACAAACATCTTAAATACACCAGGTGTGTTGATCAGGGTGACCGGAAGTTCCCGTGCCATCTTTGCAGACGATCTTTCGAAAAAAGAGACAGACTTCGTATTCATATCCTTCATGTTCACGAAAAACACCGCCCTCATAAGTGTAATGTCTGTGGTAAAAGTTTTTCACAGGTAAGCAATATAATGTTACAACTATATTTTCggacattatttatttactgtagcctataacttttattttaaaataagtcTTAGAAGCAAATTTGAAATATGCAATTACAGGCATATGCAACAACTTGTTTGATCATTCACATAATTGCTCAATACACATTTTAGTATTGTTCTTAATATTAATTAAGCCCAGTGTTACAACAATTTCTTATTATAATAGACGAGCTATaacatttaattcaatattAGGCAGGATGCATACACAAAACTGTTCATAATTAGCAAATGATATTCTTCGCAATCCTGTTTTTAACATCTTTGTTTTCTACcaatatacataataaaaacaattacctaATAGTCTGCTAAGATGCTATCACGTAATACATGAATGTTACTAACATTATATttctgttattttcattttagtcAAGCAGTTTGAACAAACACCTTCGTGTGCACAGCGGAGAGCGCCCATACAAATGCGTATACTGCAGTAAGGCGTTTACAGCCTCTAGTATCCTAAGGACTCATATTCGTCAACACAGTGGAGAGAAACCATTTAAATGCAAACACTGCCTCAAATCATTTGCATCACATGCAGCACACGACAGTCATGTACGCCGAACACATACAAAGGAAAAGTCTAGCGTCTGCCAGTTCTGCGGCAAAACGTTCACCCAACCGTATGAACTAAAATTCCATATCAGTACAGGTGTACACACAGGTGGGTCTAACGCTAACAACTAGATTTTACTACAGAAAAAAATCTCAATAAACTGTACATACTACGTATGgatgataaataatataataaaacttTAGTTATGAATAATCCGTAACAATTTCTTCGTCATACTCCGATCTTTTACTTTAAACGTTCGCTTATAAATACGTACAGACCTTCTAAAATGACTTCGCTGATACTATTGACGATAAGTGTTTCCAATGACGTATTTCAGGGATAGTTGCTGTTTTTTTAGTCCAGCCGTAAATACAATTTGACCTTATGTCCTGCGGCAGGTTTCGATAAATGTGTACAGCCACATCAAAACCAGGCGCTTGTCGCTAGATAGGGATTTGTGTAAAATGCATTTGAATGTGTGAAACTcatattttgaccattttgtttttttaccattATCTGATAGGAAATTTACCGTAgatttcaaaaatatatatcttattaACTAATTCAAATGGAAAGGTggtaaaaattacataaatctGAGCCTCTATCCTCGTGTTTCGATTGAAAGAACGTGGTAATTCGTTATAAAAAAGCAGTTATTTTCGTCATTCCTACGCCGTAATTTTGTAGATAACCCCTGAAAGCTTGGTATCATTCGATAGGTATTTTGTTCatgaatctaaaaataaatgagtgATGTCACAGATTGTACGATTTAGACCAATAAAAACCGATTTTATAGAACCCTTTAGTGTAAACAAAAACGGCCTTGTTGCTACGAACACGCTGAAAGAAGCGATGTGATTggtttaattttgtcacatgaCCCATCCAGCATGGCAAATTCCAGGTCAACAAAATCTTATCGCTAGTACACGCTTGTcgagaaaaatatattttttatagttcaTCTAGTACTGTACACATTAATACTAAAGTGACGTGTACTGACTCAGACTTGATAACAATAAGTTATAACATACTAAAGTAAAGGGCCTAGCTAAGTTATTTATCGTAAGAGTTGATATTAGCAATGTAACTCTCAATCCACTggcactaggcctaggcctagataggtaCAGTAGGCTAGACCTggctctactaggcctagtactataaGCCTAGACTAGGCGGAGATccgcctaggcctactactacgcTGGGCTACTAGCCTAGATAGGCTGCAtggcatagtaggcctagctagctagtaataataatagtaataacaacaacaagGCCTAGCCCAATTAAAATAAGATAGAGTTTTCCTCGCTATAGTATAATAAGCCTCCTGGAAGGCTTTACTttacttactaggcctactgctgggctattttatttatttcaatttggttAAATTTCATTATGCTTAAAAATTGCCAATGATGGGTTGGGTGTGTGGGGAGTGTGTGCAAAACATAAACCGTAAAAACCAGAAAACCAGTACAACTACAATACAATCcctcacaaataaaatactggtaCCTTGGCTAAATTTCACGTTATTCATCATGCTTAAAACATTGTTTAAGCTAACAGGTGTGTCTATCTGTCATGATCAGGCCAGGTGCTGGTTCAACAATAGACGTATTACATAACTTTAACAACAGTAAAATCCAGTACAATACAAATCcctcacaaataaaatactggtaCCTTGGCTAAATTTCACGTTATTCATCATGCTTAAAAACATTGTTCAAGCTAACGGGTGTGGCTATCTGTTATGGTGCTGGTTCAACAATAGAATACATAacattgtttgaaggtttgcatggtgaaatcaaatgttgatataaagtttgcggtacaccacgtatattaagtctgaaaagaactgttgagtttctcttacatacataacattaacactaaaaaccagtacaatacaaatcactcacaaataaaatactgatAATTGAATTTTGCCGACCAGAAACGAGGGACATTGTGTGCCCTGCGCCATTTTGAACAAAAAGcagataaaataaagtaaaaagagaaataaaattgaataaagttcattaataaaatgtttgctgtttttttttaaatttgtttagaaCTAATAATAAGCTAAGGCAATCTTCCTGAAtacctactagtaggcctactgtattattctTACACTACACTATTATAAATGAATTTGACAGATTTTACGTAAATTAGTGGTACTTTGTAATCGTCATAATTAACTATGATAACCACCtcggattttgatgaaattttcaTGAATATCAGAAAACACTATATTGAATAAGTGTGCCAAATTTCAGAATGATTGTTTATCTAGAAGGTAGTGTTGCTAAGGTGTTAATTGTTCAATCTGTAACAGCATGGGGCAACTTCCTGTCTGATTTGTCATTAAACTTTGACTGTTAATTACTCagtaattacaaataaattgtagTATAAATGCTATATACATTT contains:
- the LOC140044224 gene encoding PR domain zinc finger protein 14-like, whose protein sequence is MELARSPYKKEGTIFLTLRWPPPFGKLVSNDDSRTSIPLHNHHLWLAPEFLRPPHRATIETPTYHATRPKHVNVDKNNNRIKSIKESLQPLQFSFTREELDTSLVTDFKYDVCLSFVSGVIIRKTLVGGNTHHGAFCDKAMTPKGTKFGPFRGKIVHPSEIKTTDDNSCMWEIFVEGKLSHFIDGKGCTGCWMALINNARYAQEQNLTAIQQGNDIYYEACKDIPRGSELLVWYGDSYLQFMGVPVSIKAIATLNSVDDQSSDNKEGFKCNRCGKVFAYQYYRDKHLKYTRCVDQGDRKFPCHLCRRSFEKRDRLRIHILHVHEKHRPHKCNVCGKSFSQSSSLNKHLRVHSGERPYKCVYCSKAFTASSILRTHIRQHSGEKPFKCKHCLKSFASHAAHDSHVRRTHTKEKSSVCQFCGKTFTQPYELKFHISTGVHTGKTPYSCTECGDEFGTSSARDQHRSSMMCSKVGPSRKLHTLDDLPSGQTQIHKIVNALTVPMVSKNDCMDAIAQNFPHTFFPQSVN